The window gaatgcaaaactggttttcaaactgcatgtagtgtttgaccttgtaatgatcatgttgttgatgaaccgtacacgataattttgtacggggcgtcacaatagtCGCAAAGCATCTACTAGCATTACATCATCCAAATAcatatcaaaattttttttttataaatattgcatAATGAtaattgtttataaaagtatagaaATTATGAGAGAAATGTGTGAAAAAAATTAGATGTTAAATggtgtatttatagttgaaaacatTGTTATTTggttatttatttgttatttaagCAGTCATATAAAGCcgtattattttttaaatttttttttatcaacgGCTAGAAATATCATGGAGTCAATCAACTCGCGCCAAGTCACCCAACACAACGATCGTCTTCCAGTGATAGATATCGTGTCAGCAGTATATTCTTCCACCAAGCCACTTTAGTGGCGTGGCAATGGTGAAAATCTAGCTATGACGTTGCGTTAACAAGAGTTAAATAATTCACTTATTCAGTGATTCAAGAGAATAAAAAAGTGTAAAGTGTTTGGATTCTAACTCAAACTCTTGTGCTATTTGTGACGAAGATTTTTATGCATATTTCCATACTCTCTAAATCACATAGATTACATAGCATTATACTTTATCATAATTGCTTTCTTCGGAAAAAACttaaaataataaattataaatttgAAGATCAAATGAGTACAACGTAACCATACAGACCTCAACGAGTCTACATGAGAATGTTAAAGCGTTCTTGAAAATGACTCAAGTTATCCCTAGGACTATAACATATATACAACCAGAGGCAGAGACAGGAAATGTATGTGGATATTTTGTCACCCCCAACTCTTCGATatacttattataatatattaaaaattgaaATTTAATAGCCAATATTCCCTAATTATAAATTCTAGTATCTCTTAAATATGAATAATATAATATTAGTATTTACTTTTAAGCGGAAAAATCAATCTGTAAATCTTGGTTTCACCTCTGCATACAACAAATATAAAGAAACAATATAAATGTACAGCTAAAACTAATAACCAATTCAACCACGTTAATCAGTCTCCTATATCCACTTTCGTAAAATTGAATATTGTTGTGTTCTAACCAATACATTGATCAAGAGTGCCACAACCATCTTCACCAACTTTATTGTAATTGCTAGTTACACAAACCCTTAAAGATCGATAATAATTGTAATGTAATGTGGATGCTTTATCCTTTGTTTTACACGGAGAAAAATATTAAGTCTATCTCACCATATAGCTTCCTCCCCCTATCTGTATTTGCTTTAGGAATCTCAGCTGGCGTTATCTAAACATATCCAACTACctctgtttcaatatgtttattatCAATTCGTAACTTTTCATATTTTATACATTGGTCGGTTAACAAATTTATGATCTACCAAAATTCAATCTAGTATTCTTCGACATTTCACATGCATACCCTTTATCTTTTTTCAACTTTCTATATTAAGAAAGTTTAGAAATTGTATAAAcgtaattttatataataaataacatTATGTAAATCAAAGAATAGTATTTCTTAAATTATTTTTTGAAATACAAGTACTTTCATCATAGATCATAAAATACAGAATAAGTGAATAACAAAACTAAAAGTCGTAAGAAGTTAGAAAATATTACTTCGCAGAATAATATTTTGTAAGAATTGTTgactgagtggccaccgagttgcccaatgaagcacaccacccgagttcaattcctggctatgccaaattattCAAAAAGGGAGGTGACtaaagggtgcgcataatgcgcaatttacccggtaccaggtctcgcgctcggggggcttgattacccgaggttttaccttctatggggagccaatgtgctaGTTCATAGGAtggtttcctcgcttaccaaaaaaaGAATTGTTAGTTAAGCACGTACTTGAAGTATTGCAATTAATGTTTTGTAAATTCATCAGGAAATTCAAACTTACTAAATTTAGTAGTACGTGTTTAACgaaagtaacaataatcaacatcaTATTATTTGTAATTTCAATCAATTACACGAGCCTCTAAGATACACACATAAAACTATATCTTACTTATGAGGCATGACAAATTGTACGAATCTAAACGTACAATTCGTCACATCATATATAGCAATCCTAGCTTAATTCTCATAACTTAACTCTCATATTCAAACAAACATCAAATTAACTTAATTACTAAATATATAATACGTCACATGATCGAACAAGCGTTAGGATTATCGTCGCTAAACATATAAGTGATCCGTTCATCAGTAGCATTTGGAGCCGAAACAGCTTGAACAACGTTCTTAACATAACCAGCCGGAGCCCGTTTATCATACGCTTGATTCACATACGGATAACTCACCAAATTGTAAGGGATATATGGCCAAAATTCGGCTCGTTTGCCCGTACTTTTTACTCGTTTTAGTACATGGTTCGGGTCAACGTATCCGGTAACTGTAACTCGACTTTGTTTTCTGTTAACTTCCACAGTCTTCACACCTATAAAAACGTACCATAATTTAAAAAATTGTTACAACTAGGCATTTATTTTTTAGAAAGactaatataaaataaattgaagAAAGAAGACTACCTTTCATGTGTTTAACAGAATTCTTGACTCTTCTTTCACATCCATCACAGTCCATTTTGACTTTGATTTCAACAGTCTGATCAGAaagaattaaaatttcatatttgatttgacaaatttaaaTTAAAATCTAAGAGAGAATAAATTAAGGATAAAAAATGTATGTTTTGCCTGCATTGGTTTTCTTCTATGTTTTATGCTGGTGCTTGTGACTGTACAAAAGTTGGATAGGTAATCAAGTGCTCCCATTATTTTGCTAATTGCTTCACTTTAATTTGGAAAAAGAAAGTTTTTAGGGAGAGATAAAAGAAAGAGAAGAGAGAATTGTGGGTCTTCAATGGTATATTATTGTGGTTAGAAGTTGGTATTTATACAAAAGCTTATTAAACAATACTCATAAGTTGGACCCCCAAAATGTTATTAAATGTGATACTTTCATAAAAGCATAATAGGACTATAACTTTTATTTAAGATGAGATGAGATGAGATGACTAAGAATATACACAATTATTAAACCAATGGATATTTTAAAAATACATGTTTTGGGCAAGGTTTCAATAATCACTACTCGGGGAGTAATCGGTcagaacttgcgggcatagcccaacggtaCCCCATATACTTTGTGTCGGtaccccatgtactttgtgtcatgggatagagaaatgtcatgggttcgatccttagggataacATGATTTTCTTTAgagcaattgaacaccaataatggtggtatatattgaccatatAGGGAGGTTTTACTGAATTTGTTCACGGACTTCTACCCAgaaacactgcccgaatggatgtgctcccgggtaccgtcgatcgggttcgggtttcggcCTGAACGTTTGTGATacatgcaaatgatgagggtcgttgaaataaataatcaactgatgccaaaaaatcgtcgttaaaaaaaaattatacatttataaataataaatttcgatatcatatgtgtaaatatagaagaaaacaaTAAAGATAAACATAAATAtcttataacatatatataatctTCATTTTGCTCAAACTTTAAACTCTAGTTTAAACATGTTAAAatgttgactagttttgactttaaCCGACTTAGACCAAAAAATCCGATTTTGTCCCATTAGTCGACGTTAACCGATTAATTAAATGGGTTTTTGAAAACTCGAAACGGTATGTACTTATGAAACGGAGTAATCGTGGATTTTTACAACAATGTTGTtaggtatattatatattttatactcTTCCGGATAGAAAGTACTCTCCCTCTCCAGATAGTCTAAAGATGAAACTATTTACCAGTTTACCAACTGTTGTTATATGTTTCTATACAACTTCTTGCTAGTTTTATTATGCGTCTGACACTTTATATAACTCAAAACTAGTATGACACATCGAAGATCTAGATAGCCTATTAATCGTCCTTTTGTTATAGCCTATTAATCGTCCTTTTGTAGTAAAAGTAGATTTATGCCAAGTGCAAATCACCCTTTTAAGATTTTGTGACATAACCTGAAATCAAATATTATTTTGGCATCTATTCTAATGATGGTAAGAATGAATTTGCAAGCATATGTGGGGTTCATACTTCATCATAATTAGGCAATTCTTGAAGAATTTGAAAGGGGCAAATTTTGGCCCACTAGCAGCTAGCAAACCCTTATGTTTAAAAGTGGCATAATATCATGAGTATTCAGCACTTCATCATATGGTTTCTTTACTTGCTTAATCACTAGAAATGCTGTAAAGTGCTATTCTGTTTGCTTTCATTTTCAATCAATGGATGTAGCCTTTTTTTTATCCTTTCAGTAAATCTATCTATATAATTTTTTATATGCCATTATTAAGAAAATCATATAAAACATTTTTTGAACATGAGATATTAAACTATATATCACTAGGGCTCGGGCATAGTCATAGtcccattttttattttttttagaaaaaatgaTAAACTTTATAACGAAAGGCATTTCATCAGATAGATGAAAGTTCCCGAAACGTACAACCCATGAAAACTACCGAGCTTCAAAACTAGAAGAAAATGAACCTAATAACAAGCTCACAACAAACCATGAAATCAATGCCGCTAAACGGGCTACAAAACAATAACTGAACAAACAAACGAACAAGAAAAAGAGAGTTAATCAAGCGAACAACGAAAGATTAGAGACCATCTTCATCTCGAAGCCAAACCCGGACGAAAAGGAGGAAAAGTCTCAAGCATCCATGATGAATTCCGAGAATTGCTCCATCTAGGCACCGTGGACCTTTTGCCTTCTCTGGTttcttaaatttagtcgaaatgtCGGGCGCAACATCGGCATTAATAGGAATGGCATCAACCTTATCGGACTCGACCACCAAAGTGGACATTATCGCATCAAAAGCGACAAATAGAGACTCCGAACATCATCCGAAACCGAATTCGAAGGTAACCGACCCAAAGAATCGCAGGGTTTGCCAAATTTGAATTCGATGGTCATGAAGTCGATCGGCTTATCCTCGACACAATTAACAACCGCCGGTGCCCATTCGAAAACGACCGGAACCCTTTAAACCCATCGAAGAAGAAGACCCTTTTAACACAGTGGGATGACCAACCTCCTCAATATCAACCTCTAGGATATTCTCCAAATCCAAAACCGGAGAAGATATAGGAACACACTACTGACAAACAATTACTTGGCCGAAGACTGTTTCGAACTAGGTACTAAAGTAGGCGAGAACAAAAACATTAACTTGGAACAAAAACATTAACATCATGTTGACGAACATTCGGCTTACTCGAAAAACACTCGAAAGCAACATTGTATCTCTGAGTCAATTTCCAAGCTTTCTCGCAATTCTTTTCGCACAATTTACCGGAGCACGGGAAAGACGAAAAATCAACAACCAAATCAAAGCCACAAGAAGAAAGCGCATCAACTAGAACTGGAGATATCTTGAATGTATGTAACTAAATATATCATTAGGCCTCCATGTAATGCAGCTCTAACAAATGCCATATATAGCAAGTTCCCAATTATGAAATAATTTAGTCCTTTAATTTATGGATTTCAAGTATATATCAAATACATTTGTCAGAATGGATTAATTTGGAATATGTTGAAAAAGGGTATTAATGGATTAATGTGTTAATAAATCCTAAATACATATACACATGTAAATTACCCAAATAGAATCAATCTTTTTTATTCACATAACAAAAAAGACAACAATCCGTGTATTCTTTATAATATTTGCTTCATTGTGGTGTCTTATACTCTTTAGTTACAAAGTTCTCCACAACCTTCTCAAACAACATGTATGAATGAACTTTGAATAGAACTTTCCTTTCATGAAATCTCATGTGGTACAAACTTAAATTTGCCTACCATGAGTATATTCGGATTCCTCAAATTGACTAGCTTTTTAAAAGTACCCATACCCATTAGAATAATACTCGTACTACGCAATGGACCAGTGAAGTTTTTAGACTCGAAGGGTTCGGTTTGATCCATACAAAATGCTTGAAAGAAAGTGCTAGATGTTTCTTTGTAATTCTATGAATCGAACCTTGAAATTCGATAGAGCCATATTTGGTTTTGGTTGGCTTGATTAACTAATTGATGGTGAGATCTTCTGACCTTATTATGATCACTTTATGCTATATGATATGCTTAAAAAGTTGTACTAAAGCTTCTTTAAAGATTCCAGAGAAGGAATCTGAGTCTTTTCGTGTCCTAATTACGTGATGCTTATGAACGCTTTAAGTCATCAAGACTCTCAAACTTTATTTGCTACAGGAGAATAAGAACGTTGTCCATTTCGCTATTGACATGTGTATCAGTTTTATTATCGACATATGGTGTGATGAAATCGCGGCACAACACTCTAATCTAACGTCAATTTGATAACTAAAGGGAATTGTAAAATTGTAAAATATTTAAATACCCAACAATGCAGATAAAGTGATACCCAATAAAATGTTATTTATTTTTAGCCAACCCAAATACaagtatttataatttatatgatatCTGGTTGAGCTATTTTCTCCACCACGGTTTTAGTTCAATACTACCACTTTTTAGTTTtaactataaattttttttttttttttttttttggtattatataattattatgaaatTATATCAATGAAAGCCCGTTTAAACCCCTGTTTCCTTTGGATACACACCTAACCCACCCCGTAAGAGTAGAGTGTTTGTAACATACCTCCACCGAATGCCTCCATGTGGCAGAAACGAGTTTCATCTCACTTTGTCAAAGGTTGTAACTGCTTGCTAAGGATGGGACTCGAACCTACGCCCATTTTTGGCAAAACCTTTCACATGGCAGACCTCAGTTTCTAAGGCAACGTACCCACTTAGCTATTAGCTCATTGGTATCTAAGAGAGACTTTGAACTATACATATTAAGCAATTCCATGTTCTAGGAATGATATCCATTTCTAACATAAAGGGTGTTTGAAAGTCAATGATATTCATAAGCAAATATTATGTAAATAACTTTCATGAGACGCGCTCTAGGAGATTATGTTCATGACTCAATTGTCCTACTTGATAAAGCTAGTAGGCAAGGTTGCAAATTCGTTACTCGGGGCTACTCGGCAACTCCAAGGAGTACTCAGATGcctaccaagtttgactttgagagACTTTGGCTGAGTTTTGGctgattttccgagtaatcccgaATTTTGGCCGAGTTTTGACAGAATTTTGAGCGATTTCCGAGTTTGGGCTGAGTTTGACCAAGTACTCGCAGAGTACTCCCTGAGTTGCAAAAACTGAGAATTCGCCGAGTAATTACGAGTTCTTCTTGTAGGTACAAAATAAAGGCAAATTAAGCAACGGGGCAGAATGGGTAACATGTGAAGCAGATTTTAGTTAAAAGTTAAAACAACTAAGTTCTAGTGCAAGTCAAAACGGGCCGGGTTGACCAGTGAACACCTTTGTGTGCAGTAAAGAGCATTATGCATACAATATTTGGTCTACCGGCCCATACTTGTCCGTTTCCTTTGTTTTCTATATAAAGACGTATTGTGATTATACAAACTATTTATGTACATCAATTTAAGAGACTGTAATCATTAAATGGGCTCAAACAGAAGATGGGTTTATTTTGTCATACATGTTACTACATCGGTCGATTAATTTCGATATCCAATTCAATTTCACATGACTAAACAGCATACAGCAACCTAAAATTGAGAACTGAAAATGCAGAAGATATTTCCAAAATACTAACAGTCGATTAAGGGTTGTTGTTACATGAACTGAAAGCTTAAATAGTTTTCTAAATAGAGTTAAGAGATTCACCTTCACTACTACCGCTACTGCTACTGCTTCCGCTACTACTGCCGCTGTCGCTGCCGCT of the Rutidosis leptorrhynchoides isolate AG116_Rl617_1_P2 chromosome 5, CSIRO_AGI_Rlap_v1, whole genome shotgun sequence genome contains:
- the LOC139846687 gene encoding heavy metal-associated isoprenylated plant protein 21-like, which produces MGALDYLSNFCTVTSTSIKHRRKPMQTVEIKVKMDCDGCERRVKNSVKHMKGVKTVEVNRKQSRVTVTGYVDPNHVLKRVKSTGKRAEFWPYIPYNLVSYPYVNQAYDKRAPAGYVKNVVQAVSAPNATDERITYMFSDDNPNACSIM